From one Triticum urartu cultivar G1812 chromosome 3, Tu2.1, whole genome shotgun sequence genomic stretch:
- the LOC125544809 gene encoding glucosidase 2 subunit beta-like has translation MEGRIQRLMTPRQQSRRLVSSAAPATLLLLLLAGAADAVPPLVGVSPQDEAYFAPQVIACRDGSGSFPRSRLNDGYCDCTDGTDEPGTSACPEGKFYCTNIGDLPRILFSSFVNDNICDCCDGSDEYESGIHCPNTCKKRHDAAETDNGFSELSVAHLGGTDIISSKHTLDIEDLIQKLRGLRMAAVIELGLVVCIFVFYFARRSTRARRRQYILKR, from the exons ATGGAAGGTCGCATCCAACGTCTGATGACGCCCCGACAACAAAGTCGTCGCCTGGTCTCCTCCGCCGCTCCCGCCACTCTCCTGCTCCTactcctcgccggcgccgccgacGCCGTGCCACCGCTAGTCGGAGTTTCTCCCCAGG ACGAGGCGTACTTCGCGCCGCAGGTGATTGCCTGCAGGGACGGCTCGGGCTCCTTCCCCAGGAGCCGGCTCAACGATGGATACTGCGATTGCACCGATGGAACCGACGAGCCAG GCACTTCGGCTTGCCCAGAAGGCAAATTTTATTGTACAAACATTGGAGATCTTCCTCGTATCTTGTTCTCTTCGTTTGTGAATGATAACATTTGCG ATTGCTGTGATGGAAGTGATGAGTATGAAAGTGGCATCCATTGTCCGAACACATGTAAAAAGAGACATGATGCTGCCGAGACAGACAATGGTTTTAGTGAGCTGTCAGTCGCACATTTAGGTGGAACAGACATAATTTCTAGTAAACATACACTTGACATAGAAGATCTTATCCAGAAGCTAAGAG GATTAAGAATGGCTGCAGTTATTGAACTGGGTCTTGTTGTATGTATTTTCGTTTTCTACTTTGCTCGACGGAGCACTCGGGCACGGAGGAGACAATATATTTTGAAAC GTTAG